The DNA window CGATGGCTGGGACGAAGGTATCGACACCAAATATTGGTCGGTAAAATTTAAAGCCAAAAAATATAAAAATTTTAAAGTTTCCTCTCTGCAGCGCAGCGATGCCGAAATTCCCGGCCCGCGTGACTGGAAACTGCAATATCAACTGAGCGGACAAGAGGTATGGACTGACATACCCGGTGGCGAAGTAACCGCAGCCGACGATTGGACCAGTGCTACCGTTACCGACCTGCCTTTGCCCGCCGAATGCAACAATCCGTCAGGATCTGTTTACGTGCGTTGGGTAGTTACCTCTAACCTCGACATAAATGGCGAGGAGCTGCTTTCCTCGGGCATGAGCAAAATCGACAACATTCTGGTAACGGCAATGCCCATTATCGATGCCGATACCCTTACGGGATGGACGTTCCCGACAGGCGGCGAAGAAGACATGAATGCCAACCTGGGAACCGAGACAAATATGCGATACGATATCCGCCAGGAAAACGAAGCGGGCGTAACTGGCACTGTGACCTTTCCGGAAATTAGTCCCTTGGAGTGGGTAGCTTCAGCAGGAAGCTGGAACAACGGTGCCATGGACAAATTCTGGTCGATAAAATTTAAAGCTGCCGACTACCGCAACTTCCGCATATCTTCAATGCAAAGCTCCACCCTGGATGGCCCCGCAAACTGGAAACTGCAATATCAACTGAGCGGACAAGACGAATGGACTAACATTCCCGACGGCGAATATACTGTAGCCGACAACTGGACCACCGGAACCGTTACCGATTTGCTGCTGCCTGACGATGCCAACTATCCTGAAAAATCTGTATTTGTACGCTGGATCATGAGCGACAATCTGGCCGTGAATGGCGCCGACGTTACAAATGCAGGCGTCAGCATGATCGACAACATTCTGATCACTGGCGTATCGCCAACCGGCATCGAGCAGCCCATTGCAATCCAACAGGAAATGGTTTATCCCAACCCCTGCAAGGGTCAGCTTTTCGTTAGCCCGGAGAGCAGTGCTGCAAAATATTCCATTTATAGCATCACCGGCCAACTCGTGGATGCAGGCATCATCAGCAATGGCATCATCAGCATCCCCGGTCAGGCCAATGGGATGCATGTAATTACACTTTTCGATGCTGAAGGCCAGCGCCTGAGCAGCTCTAAAATTGTGAT is part of the Bacteroidales bacterium genome and encodes:
- a CDS encoding T9SS type A sorting domain-containing protein, encoding MKKQIFTIALAFMALFAFGQETITGWDFPVNSGPDSLNANMGTSQNQGYDIRMENDGGANGAIILTEGFETYAATADGWDEGIDTKYWSVKFKAKKYKNFKVSSLQRSDAEIPGPRDWKLQYQLSGQEVWTDIPGGEVTAADDWTSATVTDLPLPAECNNPSGSVYVRWVVTSNLDINGEELLSSGMSKIDNILVTAMPIIDADTLTGWTFPTGGEEDMNANLGTETNMRYDIRQENEAGVTGTVTFPEISPLEWVASAGSWNNGAMDKFWSIKFKAADYRNFRISSMQSSTLDGPANWKLQYQLSGQDEWTNIPDGEYTVADNWTTGTVTDLLLPDDANYPEKSVFVRWIMSDNLAVNGADVTNAGVSMIDNILITGVSPTGIEQPIAIQQEMVYPNPCKGQLFVSPESSAAKYSIYSITGQLVDAGIISNGIISIPGQANGMHVITLFDAEGQRLSSSKIVIE